A genome region from Methanobacterium aggregans includes the following:
- a CDS encoding amino acid permease: MSESGLKRSLGLFDVVSLVVGTIVGADIYIAASFGAGFLGPSSIFAWIIAGFMAIIIAMCFAECSSLVPRVGGPYSYAREAFGDLTGFLAGWSLLISAWSAIAVFPLAFVSYLLYFYPAMSGWEQTVIKFLFVLFLTFVNYRGVKGAGKLNDVLTVLKIAPIFILTLIGIAFFILNPSNLVSHFTPVSPLGFGGLGSALVLIFWAYVGFELVTVPSDEIIDAKRTIPRAILMGMGIVTLFYVLTNFVIIGTVPWKELAASSAPLALAGYAVMGSIGAIFLTLGALFSISGSDEAGILSSARIPYAMAGDGLLPQAFSKVHPKYGTPYVSLIVQNSVTLVAAIFGTISQLIVISVFTLLFCYLLTCVSVFPLRKKFEGGIKLPWIVPALGILICIYMMTQCNLNQIVTGVVLIALGIPIFWRYATGEEIEAVKRDMVMGRGMFSRWVMYPEKALAHFLVHLYSILRKIYVLFFSRS; this comes from the coding sequence ATGTCTGAATCTGGATTGAAACGTTCACTGGGCCTTTTTGATGTGGTGAGTCTTGTGGTTGGAACCATAGTTGGGGCGGATATATACATCGCAGCATCCTTCGGAGCCGGATTTCTGGGCCCATCATCAATATTTGCATGGATCATCGCAGGATTCATGGCAATAATCATAGCAATGTGCTTTGCTGAATGCTCATCATTAGTTCCAAGGGTTGGGGGCCCATACTCATATGCAAGGGAAGCCTTTGGAGATTTAACTGGTTTTCTGGCGGGATGGTCTCTTTTAATATCTGCGTGGAGTGCCATAGCAGTATTTCCACTGGCATTTGTATCGTACCTCCTCTACTTCTATCCTGCAATGTCTGGATGGGAGCAGACAGTGATAAAATTTCTATTCGTACTCTTCTTAACCTTTGTAAACTACAGGGGAGTTAAAGGGGCAGGAAAACTCAACGACGTATTAACGGTTTTAAAAATTGCACCCATATTCATATTAACCCTGATTGGGATTGCATTTTTCATTCTCAACCCCTCCAATCTTGTATCCCATTTCACACCAGTATCTCCACTTGGATTTGGAGGGCTTGGAAGTGCCCTTGTACTTATATTTTGGGCCTATGTGGGCTTTGAACTTGTGACAGTACCTTCCGATGAAATAATAGATGCAAAAAGAACCATTCCAAGGGCAATATTAATGGGCATGGGTATTGTAACCCTTTTTTACGTGTTGACCAACTTCGTTATCATAGGCACTGTTCCGTGGAAGGAACTTGCAGCATCATCTGCACCCCTTGCACTGGCAGGATATGCTGTTATGGGGAGTATAGGGGCTATTTTCCTGACTTTGGGTGCCTTATTTTCCATTTCAGGATCTGATGAGGCAGGAATCCTATCCTCTGCAAGGATACCCTATGCAATGGCAGGAGATGGTCTTTTACCCCAGGCATTCTCCAAGGTCCATCCAAAGTACGGCACACCCTACGTTTCTCTCATTGTACAAAACAGTGTAACCCTTGTAGCTGCTATTTTTGGAACCATAAGCCAGCTCATAGTTATCTCTGTATTCACACTTCTCTTCTGTTACCTTTTAACCTGCGTATCTGTCTTCCCATTGAGGAAGAAGTTTGAAGGTGGAATAAAACTCCCATGGATAGTACCAGCTTTAGGAATTCTCATATGTATCTACATGATGACCCAGTGCAATCTGAACCAGATAGTTACAGGGGTTGTACTCATAGCCCTGGGAATACCCATATTCTGGAGGTATGCTACAGGAGAAGAGATTGAAGCTGTAAAACGTGACATGGTCATGGGAAGGGGTATGTTCTCACGGTGGGTCATGTATCCTGAGAAGGCTTTAGCCCATTTTTTAGTACATCTTTACAGTATCTTGAGGAAAATCTACGTACTCTTTTTCTCCCGCAGTTGA
- a CDS encoding radical SAM protein, translating into MLQEHNVVLKNPRNVEVNFASCYPNLYRSAMSSLGFHIIYDFLNSREDIYCQRVVYPYARSLETSTPLKKFDVVSFSLQYEQDYVNVLKMLRDGGIPVRKEDRTSDDPLVIAGGPCASSNPLPMSRFVDLFVVGEAEVILDNVLDRFMELEKPRENLDAFLDIPGVYLPGNPVKIQVVKKMEDAWHPVRQIVPETDDKEFLPAFGRSFLLEVSRGCARGCRFCMAGCMYRPRREMPLKKLFEVAEKGRKATGLSKIALIGAAVSDHSHIEEICLGLSERGFQVTTPSLRIESISDELLTILRESGLKTVTIAPESIWKLRKVVNKPITDEKLIETIQTAFKHEMNVKLYFLMGLPLETSEDLRCMAHSIKRLSKLSTRSNAFRVSVNPFIPKPHTPFQWEKFDFDVIKSNAKYLKSEVNLKSFKMESPKNSLIQYVLSNGGEDLGDFIERSLEKKVPMREWKRFGAEIDPKKGFPWHDVDVGVSDAFLKKEHEKALNGNITPWCETFGCYNCGSCD; encoded by the coding sequence ATGCTCCAGGAACACAACGTTGTTTTGAAAAATCCCAGAAATGTTGAGGTGAACTTCGCATCATGCTACCCCAACCTCTACCGCAGTGCAATGTCCTCGCTGGGTTTCCATATAATCTACGACTTCTTAAACTCCAGGGAAGATATTTACTGCCAGAGAGTTGTTTATCCCTATGCAAGGAGTCTTGAAACCAGCACTCCCCTGAAAAAATTTGATGTGGTGAGTTTTTCACTTCAGTACGAACAGGACTACGTTAACGTGCTTAAAATGCTGCGTGATGGAGGTATTCCCGTGAGAAAGGAGGACAGAACTTCTGATGATCCTCTGGTAATTGCTGGGGGTCCCTGTGCAAGTTCAAATCCCCTGCCAATGTCAAGGTTCGTGGACCTCTTCGTGGTTGGAGAAGCTGAAGTCATCCTGGACAACGTTCTTGACAGATTCATGGAACTTGAAAAGCCCAGAGAGAATCTGGATGCCTTCCTTGATATACCTGGAGTTTACCTACCTGGAAACCCTGTTAAGATCCAGGTTGTGAAGAAAATGGAAGATGCCTGGCACCCTGTAAGGCAGATTGTTCCTGAAACAGATGATAAAGAGTTTTTACCCGCCTTTGGGAGGTCCTTCCTCCTTGAGGTTTCACGCGGATGCGCAAGGGGCTGCAGGTTCTGCATGGCAGGGTGCATGTACAGACCAAGGCGTGAAATGCCCCTGAAAAAGCTCTTTGAAGTGGCTGAAAAGGGCAGGAAAGCCACTGGGCTCAGTAAAATAGCATTGATAGGGGCTGCAGTTTCAGACCACTCACATATAGAAGAAATCTGTCTGGGTCTTTCTGAGAGGGGTTTTCAGGTCACAACTCCCTCGCTGAGGATTGAGTCCATTTCAGATGAATTATTAACCATACTGCGTGAGAGCGGACTTAAAACTGTTACAATTGCCCCAGAATCCATATGGAAGCTGAGGAAGGTTGTTAACAAACCCATAACTGATGAAAAACTGATTGAAACCATTCAAACAGCTTTTAAACATGAGATGAATGTTAAACTTTACTTCCTCATGGGCCTTCCATTGGAAACATCTGAAGACCTCAGATGTATGGCACATTCCATTAAAAGGTTGAGTAAGTTATCCACGAGAAGTAATGCATTTCGTGTGAGTGTGAATCCATTCATACCCAAACCCCACACACCCTTCCAGTGGGAAAAATTCGATTTTGACGTGATAAAATCAAATGCAAAGTACCTGAAATCAGAGGTAAACCTTAAATCCTTTAAGATGGAGAGCCCTAAAAATTCACTCATACAGTACGTTCTCTCAAATGGGGGAGAAGATTTGGGGGATTTCATAGAAAGATCCCTGGAAAAAAAGGTTCCAATGAGGGAGTGGAAGAGATTTGGGGCTGAAATAGATCCCAAGAAAGGTTTTCCATGGCACGATGTAGACGTTGGAGTGAGTGATGCCTTTCTTAAAAAAGAACATGAAAAAGCCCTTAATGGAAATATAACCCCATGGTGTGAAACCTTCGGCTGTTACAACTGCGGTTCCTGTGATTAA
- a CDS encoding phosphopantetheine adenylyltransferase — MNDKPYRKVAVGGTFDKFHEGHRKLVDKAFEIGSYVVIGVTSNEFGGAKGKIEPCKIRMSNLRSLLQEKPPDYDIQELNEPYGTTIFDEEIDAIVVSEETEPTALEINRIRRENGMKALDILSIGMVLAEDGRPISSTRIRKGEIDREGSIIMDDQ, encoded by the coding sequence ATGAATGATAAACCCTACAGGAAAGTGGCAGTTGGCGGAACATTTGACAAGTTCCATGAAGGTCACAGGAAGCTTGTTGATAAGGCCTTTGAAATAGGCAGTTACGTTGTGATCGGTGTGACTTCAAATGAATTTGGAGGGGCAAAGGGCAAAATTGAACCATGCAAAATACGAATGTCCAATTTAAGATCTCTTCTCCAGGAAAAACCTCCAGATTATGATATACAGGAGTTGAACGAACCCTACGGAACAACCATCTTTGATGAAGAAATAGATGCCATCGTTGTGAGTGAAGAAACAGAACCCACAGCCCTTGAAATAAACAGGATAAGGCGTGAAAATGGGATGAAGGCCCTTGACATTCTAAGTATTGGAATGGTGCTTGCAGAGGATGGAAGGCCCATTTCATCCACGAGGATACGAAAGGGGGAAATAGACAGGGAAGGATCAATTATAATGGATGATCAATGA
- the yjjX gene encoding inosine/xanthosine triphosphatase — MKVAVGSRNPVKIRATENVLKNFYKDIQVYGVDVDSGVPSQPLGLDQTIKGAVNRAKNAHSRDVDLSVGIESGLMETPSSITGYIDLQWCAIFDGNRVTLGVSSGFEYPPGVIEEVLKGREVGDVMDEVTGISNLGEKTGAVSHLTHGLLDRVGNTEQCVLMAMVPRLNESVYFGD, encoded by the coding sequence ATGAAGGTTGCAGTTGGATCCAGAAACCCAGTTAAGATCAGGGCAACGGAGAATGTTCTAAAAAACTTTTACAAGGATATCCAGGTTTATGGTGTTGATGTGGATTCAGGGGTACCTTCACAACCCTTGGGACTGGATCAGACCATAAAAGGTGCAGTTAACAGGGCTAAAAATGCTCATTCCCGTGATGTTGACCTGAGCGTGGGCATAGAATCTGGGCTCATGGAAACACCCTCCTCAATAACGGGTTACATAGACCTGCAGTGGTGTGCAATCTTCGACGGCAACAGGGTAACCCTTGGTGTGAGTTCAGGATTTGAATATCCACCCGGAGTTATAGAAGAAGTTTTAAAGGGACGTGAAGTAGGTGATGTTATGGATGAGGTTACAGGAATTTCCAACCTGGGTGAGAAGACAGGGGCTGTGAGCCATTTAACCCATGGGCTTCTGGACAGGGTTGGTAACACTGAGCAGTGCGTATTGATGGCCATGGTTCCGAGGTTGAATGAGAGTGTTTATTTTGGGGATTAA
- a CDS encoding acyltransferase codes for MTNLKDLLFASKNSKTLSNSKLDENVTLGIKYKRMSRSPEIGKNAVIRSNTVIYNDVEIGDNFRTGHGTTIREKTRIGDNVLIGTNSVIEGYCTIGNNVSIQSNVYIPKNSTIEDYVFIGPCSCFTNDRYPIRTDYELKGPVIRRNASIGANSTFLSGIEVGEGAMVAAGAVVTRDVPPYFLAIGTPAKIKPLPKHFKVLNKIE; via the coding sequence ATGACAAACCTCAAAGATTTACTGTTTGCATCCAAAAATTCCAAAACACTCTCAAATTCAAAACTGGATGAGAATGTGACTCTGGGAATAAAATACAAAAGGATGTCCAGATCTCCAGAAATCGGAAAGAACGCAGTTATCCGTTCAAACACTGTTATATACAACGATGTTGAGATTGGGGATAACTTCAGAACGGGCCATGGGACCACCATCCGTGAGAAAACCAGAATCGGTGACAACGTTCTCATAGGGACCAACAGCGTGATTGAAGGTTACTGCACCATTGGAAATAATGTGAGCATACAGTCCAATGTTTACATACCAAAAAACAGCACCATTGAGGATTACGTGTTTATTGGTCCATGTTCATGTTTCACAAATGACAGATATCCAATAAGGACAGATTATGAACTTAAAGGCCCTGTAATTCGCAGAAATGCATCCATAGGTGCCAATTCCACTTTTTTATCAGGCATTGAAGTTGGTGAGGGTGCAATGGTGGCTGCAGGTGCAGTTGTTACCCGTGACGTGCCCCCATATTTCCTTGCAATAGGCACCCCTGCAAAGATAAAGCCCCTTCCAAAGCACTTCAAGGTTTTGAACAAAATAGAATAA
- a CDS encoding GtrA family protein: MKIQFETLLKESTDQTLIQFFRYTFVGGVAFLLDFGSLYYLTEYLGVYYLLSAAIAFILGLVANYILSITWVFDNHTLDNKVSEFGLFALIGIVGLGINEFIIWGFTANVQIYYMFSKIISAIIVLIWNFSARKYLLFK; the protein is encoded by the coding sequence ATGAAGATTCAATTTGAAACACTTTTAAAAGAGAGTACAGATCAGACATTGATTCAATTTTTTAGGTATACTTTTGTTGGTGGAGTTGCATTTCTTTTGGATTTTGGATCACTCTACTATCTTACAGAATATCTTGGAGTATACTATCTCTTATCTGCCGCAATAGCATTCATATTAGGCCTTGTAGCCAACTACATTTTGAGCATAACGTGGGTTTTCGACAATCATACTCTTGATAATAAAGTATCAGAGTTCGGACTATTTGCTTTAATTGGCATAGTTGGACTTGGAATTAATGAATTCATTATATGGGGTTTTACAGCTAATGTGCAGATTTATTATATGTTTTCTAAAATAATATCTGCAATAATTGTACTGATATGGAATTTTTCTGCCAGAAAATATTTACTCTTTAAGTAA
- a CDS encoding NAD(P)/FAD-dependent oxidoreductase has translation MSEKKAIIVGAGPAGLTAAYELLNKSDIKPVIYEATNQVGGISKTVNYKGNRMDIGGHRFFSKSDKVMNWWLNIMSIQGAPARDDLILGRNVPISFNNAIGSSEKEHLNAPDPEKENEVMLNRSRLSRIFFLRSFFDYPVSLNYTTFKNLGIKRTIKIGFSYLKSSISPIKHEESLEDFYINRFGVELYNTFFKDYTEKVWGTPCYKIAPDWGSQRVKGLSIKKAVFHAIKTRFFHDKSISQKKVETSLIDHFLYPKFGPGQMWEAVAQIIKENGGQINYNKKIVGIMHTENNISEVKIRDEKTGEIETQVADYFFSTMPVKDLIAAFDHGVPQRVAKTAEGLIYRDFITVGLLLDKLQIKNETKNPTVNNIVPDNWIYIQERDVKLGRIQIFNNWSPYLAKDPKKIWIGLEYFCNEGDELWNMSDEEFIDFAIDELSKIDITNPEDVLDGTVIRVEKTYPAYFGTYNNFDVIREFTDSFENLFLVGRNGMHRYNNMDHSMLTAMKAVENIVNGVTSKNNLWQINSEEEYHEEN, from the coding sequence ATGAGTGAAAAAAAAGCGATTATAGTAGGTGCTGGTCCAGCGGGGCTCACAGCGGCCTATGAATTATTAAATAAAAGTGATATAAAACCAGTAATATATGAGGCAACGAATCAAGTTGGTGGAATATCAAAAACTGTTAATTATAAGGGTAATAGGATGGATATTGGGGGTCACCGGTTTTTTTCGAAATCTGACAAGGTTATGAACTGGTGGCTTAACATAATGTCCATACAGGGAGCTCCAGCAAGGGATGACCTAATTTTAGGTAGAAATGTGCCTATTTCTTTCAACAACGCCATAGGATCCTCTGAAAAAGAGCATTTAAATGCTCCTGATCCTGAAAAAGAGAATGAAGTCATGTTAAATCGTAGCAGACTTTCTAGGATATTTTTTCTTCGCAGTTTCTTTGATTACCCTGTTTCACTAAATTACACTACATTTAAAAATCTTGGAATAAAAAGAACTATAAAAATAGGTTTTAGTTATCTTAAATCATCAATAAGTCCAATAAAACATGAAGAATCCCTTGAAGACTTTTACATCAATCGTTTTGGAGTGGAACTTTACAATACTTTTTTCAAAGATTACACTGAAAAGGTTTGGGGAACTCCTTGCTATAAAATAGCTCCAGATTGGGGATCTCAACGTGTAAAAGGACTTTCAATAAAAAAAGCAGTTTTTCACGCAATTAAAACTCGTTTTTTTCATGATAAATCTATTTCACAGAAGAAAGTCGAAACTAGCCTTATTGACCACTTCTTATACCCAAAATTTGGGCCCGGGCAGATGTGGGAAGCAGTTGCCCAAATAATAAAAGAAAATGGAGGGCAGATAAATTATAATAAGAAGATAGTTGGAATAATGCATACTGAAAATAATATTTCCGAGGTTAAAATTAGAGATGAGAAAACTGGAGAAATTGAGACACAAGTTGCAGATTATTTTTTCTCAACAATGCCTGTAAAAGATCTCATAGCAGCATTTGATCATGGAGTACCACAAAGGGTTGCTAAAACTGCTGAAGGGTTAATTTACAGAGATTTTATAACAGTTGGTCTCCTTTTAGATAAACTTCAAATAAAAAATGAAACTAAGAATCCGACTGTAAACAACATAGTTCCTGATAATTGGATTTACATACAAGAAAGGGATGTAAAATTAGGTAGAATTCAAATATTTAATAATTGGAGCCCTTATCTTGCAAAAGACCCTAAAAAAATATGGATCGGCCTTGAATATTTCTGCAATGAGGGTGACGAACTATGGAATATGAGTGATGAAGAATTCATAGACTTCGCCATTGATGAACTTTCTAAAATAGATATAACAAATCCGGAGGATGTTTTGGATGGTACTGTTATAAGGGTGGAAAAAACTTATCCTGCTTACTTTGGAACTTATAATAATTTTGATGTTATTAGAGAATTTACAGACAGTTTTGAAAACCTTTTCCTTGTGGGGAGAAATGGGATGCATCGCTACAACAATATGGATCACTCTATGTTAACTGCAATGAAAGCTGTTGAGAATATTGTAAATGGTGTTACTTCAAAAAATAACCTCTGGCAAATTAATTCTGAAGAAGAGTATCATGAAGAAAATTAA
- a CDS encoding glycosyltransferase family 39 protein, whose amino-acid sequence MDIIWNKHLFKKNEDLIIILAVYSLLALFLFNYYQYITNADGISYVGIAQSYVMGNWSDAINGYWGPLFSWLLIPFLLFAKTPLHASFAAKIISLVAGFFTIIGVDKLSKKLGIQRLFKLAILVTMIPVTLSFAFNVITPDLLVTCLLVYYLIIILDPTYPDKLSNGLFCGILGAAAFLAKSYALPFFIVHFVIFNLIYYVKETSKLKKKNLLKNFLLGISIFFVISGVWIGAISDKYGELSMGTSGAYNQALVGPESQGHPMYYQGLLKPSNNHAVSVWADPSYLKMEKWSPFYSTSDFKYQIEIIIENSAQIIQYLENFSIFFILIILFSLILINKPVFRDSKNILIYLLITLLIYCGGYVLILVEERYLYLICILLLIMAFYMVNKTYNLQIFNIKSRNILIVFLVFSFVVFPIINLVQFVNLEKGTYNLSQTLSTDYGIQGNIASNGEWETTLHLSYYGDSKYYGITKNTTDSNAIQRELEDNGIDYYFVWDQSVNLNLTDYKEITKNKIEGLKIYQRNKI is encoded by the coding sequence TTGGATATCATTTGGAATAAACATCTTTTTAAAAAAAACGAAGATTTAATCATTATTTTAGCTGTATATTCTCTTTTAGCTTTATTTTTATTTAATTATTATCAATATATTACAAATGCAGATGGTATTTCCTATGTTGGAATTGCTCAAAGTTATGTGATGGGAAATTGGAGTGATGCTATTAATGGTTATTGGGGGCCTTTGTTTTCCTGGTTATTAATTCCATTTTTATTATTTGCTAAAACACCACTACATGCATCATTCGCCGCTAAAATAATATCATTAGTTGCGGGATTTTTCACTATAATTGGAGTGGATAAATTATCTAAAAAATTAGGTATTCAAAGACTTTTTAAATTGGCAATATTAGTTACTATGATACCAGTTACATTGTCATTTGCATTTAATGTTATCACACCAGATTTGTTAGTCACTTGCTTGCTTGTATATTATTTAATCATTATTTTAGACCCCACGTATCCTGATAAATTATCGAATGGCTTATTTTGTGGGATATTAGGGGCAGCTGCTTTTTTAGCTAAAAGTTATGCACTACCTTTTTTCATAGTTCATTTTGTTATTTTTAATTTGATCTATTATGTCAAGGAAACTTCAAAGCTGAAAAAGAAAAATTTGTTGAAAAACTTTCTTTTAGGGATTTCCATATTTTTTGTTATAAGTGGAGTATGGATAGGTGCAATAAGTGATAAATATGGAGAATTAAGCATGGGAACTTCAGGTGCTTATAATCAAGCTTTGGTTGGTCCAGAATCTCAAGGACATCCTATGTATTATCAAGGCCTTTTAAAACCTTCAAATAACCATGCTGTAAGCGTTTGGGCGGATCCTTCTTACCTTAAAATGGAAAAGTGGAGTCCTTTTTATTCAACATCTGACTTTAAGTATCAGATAGAAATTATAATTGAAAATTCTGCCCAAATAATCCAATATCTTGAAAATTTTTCAATATTTTTTATACTGATAATTTTGTTCAGTTTGATATTAATTAATAAACCTGTTTTTAGGGACTCTAAAAATATTTTAATTTATCTATTAATAACATTACTAATATACTGTGGAGGATATGTTTTAATTTTGGTAGAAGAAAGATATTTATACTTAATATGTATTTTATTGTTGATAATGGCTTTTTATATGGTTAATAAAACATATAATCTACAGATATTTAATATAAAATCTAGAAATATTCTAATAGTCTTTTTAGTATTCTCTTTTGTAGTTTTTCCCATAATTAACTTAGTTCAATTTGTTAATTTAGAAAAAGGAACTTATAATTTGAGTCAAACTTTGTCAACAGATTATGGGATACAGGGGAATATTGCTTCAAATGGGGAATGGGAAACAACTTTACATTTATCTTATTATGGGGATAGTAAATATTATGGAATAACAAAAAATACAACGGATTCAAATGCTATACAAAGGGAACTAGAAGATAATGGTATTGATTATTATTTTGTCTGGGATCAATCTGTTAACCTTAATTTAACAGATTATAAAGAGATAACAAAAAATAAAATAGAAGGATTGAAAATATATCAAAGGAATAAAATCTGA
- a CDS encoding ArnT family glycosyltransferase produces MFLKNLKRVIKDNKEILFMLSIFIIVYSFNLTKYPKLWMDEAWFINPAFNLAFHGFFGTTMMPTFHNIGHFTYWQMPCYMILLAISFKLIGFGIFQARIVSVLLGFFTVLFTYMLAHELFSKKVGLLAALLLIFNPLFFTVARQVRMDIAVACFTVIGLYFLIKALKTNKYSYYFLTGIFAILSFLSHPDGIFSIISIVLIYGICKVDLKNHKIEFKLKEILYLILGPILLIMPYLYYISWDFQAFLGQYKANITSSATTPLNNIISEVNRYGILIGFIKVTTSWFALLLIIAALYLTLLASIHLVKNREKFNYKFLIIVLAVHVILLAVLVSQKYAIWYFGIILPYWFIFISLIFKVRFNYNKSLRTIITVFLVTILLINTFGVFNIIYSTKNYDYQTVQPEIQGYIPNGSIVIGDPEYWVTLHNNYTYYDYHYMNNSDLSKLKGSYILYDRFWNYSVHDKYYLSFGQIFAETPIFLEDNCTLIGEIPVNPSIKLSPVYIYKVN; encoded by the coding sequence ATGTTCCTAAAAAATTTGAAGAGAGTTATCAAGGATAATAAAGAGATATTATTCATGTTATCGATTTTTATTATTGTATATTCCTTTAACTTAACAAAATATCCTAAATTGTGGATGGATGAGGCTTGGTTTATTAATCCTGCTTTTAACTTAGCTTTTCATGGTTTTTTTGGGACAACTATGATGCCTACTTTTCATAACATAGGTCATTTCACTTATTGGCAAATGCCATGCTATATGATCCTGCTCGCGATTTCTTTTAAATTAATTGGCTTTGGAATTTTTCAAGCAAGAATAGTAAGTGTACTCTTAGGTTTTTTCACAGTTTTATTTACTTACATGCTTGCACATGAACTATTCAGTAAAAAAGTGGGTTTGTTAGCTGCATTACTGCTTATTTTTAACCCTCTCTTCTTTACAGTTGCAAGACAAGTTAGAATGGATATTGCAGTTGCATGTTTTACTGTGATTGGTTTATATTTTCTAATAAAAGCATTGAAGACAAATAAATACAGTTATTACTTTCTTACAGGCATATTTGCAATTTTATCCTTTTTATCTCATCCTGATGGAATTTTTAGCATAATCAGTATAGTTCTTATCTACGGTATATGTAAGGTAGATCTCAAGAACCATAAAATCGAATTTAAACTAAAAGAGATATTATACTTAATTTTAGGACCTATCTTGCTTATAATGCCTTACTTATATTATATTTCTTGGGATTTTCAGGCATTTCTGGGCCAATACAAAGCCAATATTACCAGTTCAGCAACTACGCCTTTAAATAATATTATTTCAGAAGTAAACCGTTATGGGATCCTAATTGGATTTATCAAGGTTACAACAAGTTGGTTTGCCCTTTTATTAATAATTGCTGCTTTATACTTAACTTTATTAGCAAGTATACATCTTGTAAAAAATAGGGAAAAATTCAATTACAAATTTTTAATTATAGTTTTAGCCGTTCATGTAATCTTGCTTGCGGTTTTAGTGAGTCAAAAATACGCAATATGGTACTTTGGGATCATATTGCCCTATTGGTTTATTTTTATATCATTAATATTTAAGGTAAGGTTCAATTATAATAAAAGTCTTAGAACAATTATAACAGTTTTCCTAGTGACCATTCTCTTAATAAATACTTTTGGAGTTTTCAATATCATTTATTCAACTAAAAATTATGATTATCAAACTGTTCAACCAGAAATCCAAGGGTATATCCCCAATGGAAGTATTGTTATTGGAGACCCTGAATATTGGGTAACACTACACAATAATTACACTTACTATGATTATCATTACATGAATAATTCTGATCTTAGTAAATTAAAAGGAAGTTATATATTATATGACCGTTTCTGGAATTATTCAGTACATGACAAGTATTATTTGAGCTTTGGCCAAATTTTTGCAGAAACCCCAATATTTCTAGAAGATAATTGCACTTTAATTGGTGAAATACCTGTCAATCCAAGTATAAAACTATCACCAGTTTATATTTATAAAGTAAATTGA